Proteins from one Flavobacterium branchiarum genomic window:
- a CDS encoding bifunctional 5,10-methylenetetrahydrofolate dehydrogenase/5,10-methenyltetrahydrofolate cyclohydrolase — translation MQLLDGKKTAEDIKNEIAIEVQAIKDAGGKVPHLAAVIVGNDGASLTYVGSKVRSCQQIGFDSTLVSLPETITEEELLAKIKELNEDDDLDGYIVQLPLPKHIDEQKILMAVDPDKDVDGFHPTNFGKMALEMETFIPATPFGIMQLLERYKVETAGKHTVVIGRSHIVGRPMSILMSRKGNPGDSTVTLTHSRTKNIEEFTKNADIIITALGVPNYLKAHMVKDGVVVIDVGITRVEDATHPKGYVITGDVDFNEVSKKSSFITPVPGGVGPMTIAMLLKNTLQARKRRARN, via the coding sequence ATGCAACTACTAGACGGTAAAAAAACAGCTGAGGATATTAAAAACGAAATTGCAATAGAAGTGCAAGCGATTAAAGATGCGGGAGGCAAAGTGCCTCACTTAGCAGCTGTGATTGTTGGTAACGATGGAGCTAGTTTAACTTATGTAGGTAGTAAAGTAAGATCATGTCAACAAATAGGTTTCGATTCTACTTTGGTAAGTTTACCTGAAACGATTACAGAAGAGGAGCTGTTGGCAAAAATTAAAGAATTAAACGAAGATGATGATCTAGATGGATACATCGTACAGTTGCCTTTACCAAAACATATCGACGAGCAAAAAATTTTAATGGCAGTAGATCCAGATAAAGACGTAGATGGTTTTCATCCTACAAATTTTGGAAAAATGGCTTTAGAGATGGAAACTTTTATTCCAGCTACACCATTTGGAATCATGCAATTGTTAGAGCGTTATAAAGTAGAAACAGCGGGTAAACATACTGTAGTTATTGGACGTAGTCATATTGTGGGCCGACCAATGAGTATTTTGATGAGCCGTAAAGGTAACCCTGGTGATTCAACAGTAACACTTACGCATAGTAGAACTAAGAATATTGAAGAGTTTACTAAAAATGCCGATATTATTATTACAGCTTTAGGGGTTCCAAATTACCTGAAAGCGCATATGGTAAAAGATGGAGTTGTTGTTATCGATGTTGGTATTACAAGAGTTGAAGACGCAACGCATCCAAAAGGTTACGTAATTACAGGTGATGTTGATTTTAATGAAGTAAGTAAGAAATCATCTTTTATTACACCAGTTCCCGGTGGAGTAGGTCCAATGACTATTGCAATGCTTCTTAAAAATACATTACAGGCAAGAAAAAGGAGAGCGAGAAATTAG
- the rluF gene encoding 23S rRNA pseudouridine(2604) synthase RluF: MEENLKRLNKFIGETGYCSRREADKLIEEGRVTINGVVPEMGTKVSPNDEIRIDGKLIVEKHEKPVYLAFNKPAGIECTTNLDVRNNIVDYINYPKRIFPIGRLDKASEGLIFMTNDGDIVNKILRARNNHEKEYTVTVNKPITDRFIERMGNGVPILDTVTKKCKVEQISKYIFKIILTQGLNRQIRRMAEYLGYEVTALKRIRIINISLDVPVGRYRDLTDAEIKELNELIEPSSKTEEASLPKIETPRKRTEFIKRDDPRFKKRGDY; encoded by the coding sequence ATGGAAGAAAATTTAAAACGCCTCAACAAATTCATTGGAGAAACTGGATATTGTTCTCGTCGTGAAGCTGACAAACTAATCGAAGAAGGTCGTGTAACTATAAATGGCGTTGTGCCTGAAATGGGAACGAAAGTTTCACCTAATGATGAAATACGTATAGACGGAAAGTTAATCGTAGAAAAGCATGAAAAACCTGTTTATTTGGCTTTTAACAAACCTGCTGGAATAGAATGCACTACTAATTTAGACGTTCGTAATAACATTGTCGATTATATTAATTATCCCAAGCGTATATTTCCAATTGGAAGATTAGACAAAGCCAGTGAGGGATTAATTTTTATGACTAATGATGGTGATATAGTAAACAAAATTCTACGTGCAAGAAATAACCACGAAAAAGAATATACTGTAACGGTAAACAAACCTATAACTGATCGTTTTATTGAACGAATGGGAAATGGAGTACCTATTCTTGATACGGTAACTAAAAAATGTAAAGTAGAACAAATAAGCAAATACATTTTTAAGATTATCCTAACTCAAGGTTTAAACCGTCAGATTCGTAGAATGGCAGAATATCTAGGATATGAAGTTACTGCCTTAAAACGTATTCGTATTATCAATATTTCTCTTGATGTTCCTGTTGGTCGCTACCGTGATCTAACTGACGCAGAGATCAAAGAGCTAAACGAACTTATTGAACCTTCGAGCAAGACGGAAGAAGCTAGTTTACCTAAAATTGAAACTCCAAGAAAGAGAACTGAATTTATAAAAAGAGACGACCCTCGATTTAAGAAAAGAGGAGATTATTAA
- a CDS encoding antibiotic biosynthesis monooxygenase family protein: protein MIAVIFEVIPEKEKRQEYLDIAASLRPELDKIPGFISIERFQSLNDSEKILSLSFWKDEESILQWRTLEMHRGAQSKGRQEIFKDYHLRIADVKRNYGMHDRKETPKDSANFH from the coding sequence ATGATAGCAGTAATTTTTGAAGTAATTCCAGAAAAAGAAAAAAGACAAGAATACCTTGACATTGCAGCAAGTTTGCGTCCAGAGCTTGATAAAATCCCTGGTTTTATCTCTATAGAACGATTTCAAAGTTTGAATGATTCCGAAAAAATTTTGTCTTTATCTTTTTGGAAAGATGAAGAAAGTATTCTACAATGGAGAACTCTTGAAATGCATCGTGGCGCTCAATCTAAAGGCAGACAAGAAATTTTTAAAGATTATCATTTAAGGATTGCAGATGTAAAAAGAAATTACGGAATGCATGATAGAAAAGAAACACCTAAAGACAGCGCCAACTTCCACTGA
- a CDS encoding cytochrome P450 encodes MPTTLFFQSDIKDPYAVYESMLDKYPIFWDEPNQIWAIYSHEYCTAILNNTNANIPPINPNNVQNLNEHTLKIANHLSRLSNGIQHEIAKETATLLFANMKLIDTNRIFTDLLNSNLIESKIDWVDSVCKKLPVLVLLKSFDFEQGDCNFILEKIESLAKIMLPNKTEEQVQLINEASENIFSITEKQLSNLSLYKPLLNKIATFHTLSLKETTKICVSNLIGLFIQSYDAGRGILSNSLLQIINTNNSIFRKDITKILIQKTIIETLRFDPPIHNTRRVATKTITLGKTIIKKNDAILLVLAAANRDPKKFDNAMNFDIERINNNDHLTFGTGGHMCLAKYFSIHLATETLSYLLDNYKTIKILDTTIQYESMINARLPKSLWISIQQLK; translated from the coding sequence ATGCCAACTACTTTATTTTTTCAATCAGACATTAAAGATCCTTACGCTGTATATGAATCAATGCTTGATAAGTATCCTATATTCTGGGATGAACCAAACCAAATTTGGGCGATTTACTCACACGAATACTGTACAGCTATCCTAAACAACACTAATGCAAACATTCCTCCCATTAACCCTAATAATGTACAAAACCTCAACGAACATACTTTGAAAATTGCTAATCACTTATCTCGATTATCTAATGGAATCCAACATGAAATAGCAAAAGAAACTGCAACACTGTTATTTGCTAACATGAAATTAATTGATACCAACCGAATCTTTACAGACCTACTAAACAGCAACCTAATTGAATCAAAAATAGATTGGGTTGATTCCGTTTGTAAAAAACTTCCTGTTCTAGTTCTTTTAAAAAGCTTTGACTTTGAGCAAGGTGATTGCAATTTCATTTTAGAAAAAATAGAGTCTCTTGCAAAAATAATGCTCCCAAACAAAACCGAAGAACAAGTCCAATTAATTAATGAGGCTTCTGAAAACATCTTTTCAATAACAGAAAAACAACTATCAAACCTTAGTTTATATAAGCCTTTACTAAATAAAATAGCAACATTTCACACTCTTTCTTTAAAAGAAACTACAAAAATCTGTGTGAGCAATTTGATTGGATTATTCATTCAGAGTTATGATGCAGGTAGAGGGATTTTAAGCAATTCACTGCTACAAATTATAAATACAAACAATTCTATATTTAGAAAAGACATTACCAAAATCCTAATCCAAAAAACAATAATCGAAACATTGCGATTTGACCCACCAATTCATAATACCCGAAGAGTTGCTACTAAGACTATCACATTAGGCAAAACCATAATTAAGAAAAATGATGCTATTCTACTTGTTCTTGCAGCCGCAAATCGAGATCCTAAAAAATTTGATAACGCAATGAATTTTGATATCGAAAGAATCAATAACAACGACCATCTAACTTTTGGAACTGGAGGACATATGTGTTTAGCAAAATATTTTTCGATTCATCTTGCAACCGAAACTTTATCCTATTTATTAGACAACTATAAAACAATCAAAATCCTAGACACAACCATTCAATATGAGTCCATGATAAATGCTAGATTACCTAAATCCTTATGGATCTCAATACAACAACTCAAATAA
- a CDS encoding ArsR/SmtB family transcription factor, whose protein sequence is MEEQFIKIATLIGDPTRASIMWTLLDGKAFTATELAIVANTSPQNISMHLGKLLDANLLCVEKQGRHKYYRFSTKEIAYAIEGMANLIAKPLNSKMESIEKLSPIKHCRTCYDHLAGKIGVALTNSLLEQNIIIDTDTNFEVSLEGEKWFSDFGINLNEVKKQRRLFLKPCLDWSERKNHMAGSLAASLLSKMLADDWLRKTANSRAIIITGKGEKELFRYFKIIV, encoded by the coding sequence ATGGAAGAACAATTTATAAAAATAGCGACATTAATTGGTGATCCAACCCGAGCATCAATAATGTGGACATTACTCGATGGGAAAGCTTTTACAGCTACAGAATTGGCTATTGTGGCTAATACTTCACCTCAGAATATCAGTATGCATTTGGGAAAACTTTTAGATGCTAATTTGCTTTGTGTTGAAAAGCAAGGACGTCATAAGTATTATCGTTTTTCAACTAAGGAAATCGCTTATGCAATCGAAGGGATGGCAAATCTTATTGCGAAACCCTTAAATTCTAAGATGGAAAGTATAGAAAAGCTTTCGCCAATAAAACATTGCAGAACCTGTTATGATCATTTGGCAGGTAAAATTGGTGTTGCTTTGACAAATAGTTTATTAGAACAAAATATAATTATTGATACAGATACTAATTTTGAAGTTAGCCTGGAAGGTGAGAAATGGTTTTCGGACTTTGGGATTAATCTAAACGAAGTTAAAAAACAAAGGCGTTTATTTTTAAAGCCTTGCCTAGATTGGAGTGAAAGAAAAAATCATATGGCAGGTTCGCTAGCGGCTTCTTTATTGAGTAAAATGTTAGCTGATGATTGGTTGCGGAAAACTGCAAATTCAAGAGCAATAATTATAACTGGTAAAGGAGAGAAAGAGTTGTTTAGGTATTTTAAAATTATTGTTTAG
- a CDS encoding alpha/beta fold hydrolase, which translates to MGLKEGIRFITLKSVGKYINFLSYVRPQKATQLSYALFSQPREGRLNKDSLPEILQNTKTETFHHNEHHFQTYTWEGNETKILLVHGWESNAARWQKTLPYLQKSGSTIIAIDAPAHGQSSGKEFNIPLYAEFINKAVEKHQPSIIIGHSIGGAACVYHQYLFPETSIQKMVVLGAPSDLQTLINNYIAMLSLNKKMTPLLDNHFITRFNFKLNDFSAKKFASSFTVKGLIAHDTADTVVAFEEGEKIASTWKNSKFITTNGLGHGMHDDELYQKVAAFLFSED; encoded by the coding sequence TTGGGACTTAAAGAAGGCATTCGTTTCATTACATTAAAATCAGTAGGAAAGTATATTAACTTTTTAAGTTATGTTCGTCCTCAGAAAGCAACGCAACTCTCCTATGCGCTATTTAGCCAACCTCGAGAAGGCAGATTAAACAAAGACAGTTTACCCGAAATATTACAAAATACTAAAACAGAAACTTTTCACCACAATGAGCATCATTTTCAAACTTATACTTGGGAAGGAAATGAAACTAAAATTTTACTCGTTCATGGCTGGGAAAGCAATGCTGCTAGATGGCAAAAAACACTTCCTTATTTACAAAAATCTGGAAGTACTATTATTGCAATCGACGCACCCGCTCACGGACAAAGTAGCGGAAAAGAATTCAACATTCCTCTTTATGCGGAATTTATTAACAAAGCAGTAGAAAAACACCAACCTTCTATAATAATCGGCCATTCTATTGGCGGAGCCGCTTGCGTTTATCATCAGTATTTATTTCCTGAAACTAGTATTCAAAAAATGGTTGTTTTAGGTGCTCCATCTGACCTGCAAACACTTATCAATAATTATATTGCTATGCTGAGTCTAAACAAAAAAATGACTCCCCTGTTAGATAATCATTTCATTACTCGTTTCAATTTTAAACTAAATGATTTCTCAGCTAAGAAATTTGCTTCAAGCTTTACCGTAAAAGGACTAATCGCACATGATACTGCCGACACAGTAGTTGCATTTGAAGAAGGAGAAAAAATAGCAAGCACCTGGAAGAATAGTAAATTCATTACCACAAACGGCTTGGGTCACGGCATGCATGATGATGAACTGTATCAGAAAGTCGCTGCTTTTTTGTTTTCAGAAGATTAG
- a CDS encoding zinc ribbon domain-containing protein, which produces MANTKELSVEDKLRAIYDLQLIDSRIDEIRNVRGELPLEVEDLEDEVAGLGTRSEKLKGELEIVEEQIKTRKNAIDDHKESIKKYTKQQESVRNNREFNSLTKEVEFQELEIQLAEKQIKEMKVSIEHKKEVISGLKEKLESKSSHLKHKKSELDAIMAETQKEEIFLSEKSAEYEGLIEERLLAAYKRIRSSVRNGLAVVSIERGASAGSFFTIPPQTQVEIASRKKIITDEHSGRILVDSTLADEEREKMDQLFSKF; this is translated from the coding sequence ATGGCGAATACGAAAGAATTAAGTGTTGAGGACAAGTTAAGAGCAATTTACGATTTACAGCTAATTGACTCTAGAATTGACGAAATCAGAAACGTAAGAGGAGAACTTCCATTAGAGGTGGAAGATTTAGAAGATGAAGTTGCAGGTTTAGGCACACGTTCAGAAAAATTGAAAGGCGAGCTAGAAATAGTTGAAGAGCAAATCAAAACTAGAAAAAATGCTATTGATGATCATAAAGAGTCTATCAAAAAGTATACAAAACAACAAGAATCTGTTCGCAACAATAGAGAATTTAACTCTTTGACTAAAGAAGTTGAGTTTCAAGAATTAGAAATTCAATTGGCTGAAAAGCAAATCAAAGAAATGAAAGTTTCTATTGAGCATAAAAAAGAAGTTATCTCTGGTTTAAAAGAAAAACTTGAATCTAAAAGCTCACATCTAAAACATAAAAAATCTGAATTAGATGCGATTATGGCTGAGACTCAAAAAGAAGAAATCTTCTTATCTGAAAAATCAGCTGAATACGAAGGTTTAATTGAAGAGCGTTTATTAGCTGCTTACAAAAGAATCAGAAGTAGTGTTCGTAACGGTTTGGCAGTAGTATCTATCGAAAGAGGTGCATCAGCAGGATCTTTCTTTACTATTCCACCACAAACTCAAGTTGAGATTGCATCTAGAAAAAAAATCATCACTGATGAGCATTCTGGAAGAATCTTAGTTGACAGTACATTAGCAGATGAAGAAAGAGAAAAAATGGATCAATTATTCTCTAAATTCTAA
- a CDS encoding Nif3-like dinuclear metal center hexameric protein, whose protein sequence is MKIQEILSVLEEMAPLGYAEDFDNVGLLVGNASTEATGVLVCHDALENVIDEAISKNCNLVVCFHPILFSGIKKITGKNYVERAILKAIKNDIAIYAVHTALDNHSQGVNKIFCDALGLTNTKVLIPKQKYLRKLITYTVPENSEDVRNALFEAGAGKIGNYDNCSFNTEGFFTFKGNENSNPVIGEKGKLHTGNEIKIEVVFEKHLQSKILKTLFNTHIYEEVAYEIYDLLNDYQNIGLGMIGEFETPMNETDFLPFVKEKMIADGIRHSAYIGKKIHKVAVLGGSGSFAIKNAIQAGADAFLTADLKYHQFYEAENRLLLADIGHFESERYTKNYIVDYLRKKILNFAIILSEENTNPVKYL, encoded by the coding sequence ATGAAAATACAAGAAATACTTTCTGTACTCGAAGAAATGGCTCCTTTAGGCTATGCCGAAGATTTTGACAATGTTGGATTGCTAGTAGGAAACGCATCAACAGAAGCTACAGGAGTTTTGGTTTGTCATGATGCACTCGAAAATGTAATAGACGAAGCAATTAGCAAAAACTGCAATCTTGTAGTTTGTTTTCATCCCATTTTATTTTCTGGTATCAAAAAAATAACTGGCAAAAATTATGTAGAACGTGCTATTCTTAAAGCAATTAAAAATGATATTGCTATTTACGCCGTTCATACCGCACTAGACAATCATTCGCAAGGTGTAAATAAAATATTCTGCGATGCTTTAGGCTTGACAAATACAAAAGTCCTAATTCCGAAACAGAAATACCTTCGAAAACTAATAACCTATACTGTCCCTGAGAATTCAGAAGATGTTCGCAATGCATTATTTGAAGCAGGCGCTGGTAAAATTGGTAATTACGACAATTGTAGTTTCAACACAGAAGGTTTTTTTACTTTTAAAGGAAACGAAAACAGCAATCCTGTTATTGGAGAAAAAGGCAAATTACATACTGGAAACGAAATAAAAATTGAAGTTGTTTTTGAAAAACACTTACAATCAAAAATACTGAAGACACTTTTTAATACTCATATTTATGAAGAAGTAGCTTATGAAATTTACGATTTGCTAAATGATTATCAAAATATAGGTTTGGGTATGATTGGGGAATTTGAAACTCCGATGAACGAAACTGATTTTTTACCTTTTGTAAAAGAAAAAATGATAGCTGATGGCATTAGACACTCGGCATATATTGGAAAGAAAATTCATAAAGTTGCCGTTCTTGGTGGATCTGGTAGTTTTGCTATAAAAAATGCAATTCAGGCTGGTGCTGATGCTTTTTTAACTGCTGATTTAAAATACCATCAGTTTTATGAAGCCGAAAATCGATTACTATTAGCAGATATTGGACATTTTGAAAGCGAACGCTATACAAAAAATTATATTGTTGATTATCTTCGGAAAAAAATCCTTAATTTTGCAATCATTTTATCAGAAGAAAATACAAATCCAGTTAAGTACTTATAG